In Phoenix dactylifera cultivar Barhee BC4 chromosome 11, palm_55x_up_171113_PBpolish2nd_filt_p, whole genome shotgun sequence, the following are encoded in one genomic region:
- the LOC103718970 gene encoding importin subunit beta-1-like yields the protein MEVTQILLNAQSVDGSIRKHAEESLKQFQEQNIPAFLLSLSSELANNEKPVDSRKLAGLILKNALDAKEQHRKNELVQRWLSLDIGVKAQIKAYLLQTLSSPVPDARSTASQVIAKIAGIELPQKQWPELIGSLLSNVHQLQPHVKQATLETLGYLCEEVSPQVVDQDQVNKILTAVVQGMNASEGSTDVRLAATRALYNALGFAQANFSNDMERDYIMRVVCEATLSPVVKIRQAAFECLVAISSTYYEKLASYMQDIFNITAKAVREDEEPVALQAIEFWSSICDEEIDILDDYGGDFTADSDVPCFYFIKQALPALVPMLLEMLLKQEEDQDQDEGAWNLAMAGGTCLGLVARTVGDDVVPLVMPFIEENLIKPDWRQREAATYAFGSILEGPSPDKLIPIVNVALNFMLSALMKDPNNHVKDTTAWTLGRIFEFLHGSTMETRIITKENCQQILTVLLQSMKDDPNVAEKACGALYFLAQGYEDVGLASPLSPYFQEIIQALLTVTHREDAGESRLRTAAYETLNEVVRCSTDETAPIVMQLVPVIMMELHQTLEAQKLSSDEREKQNELQGLLCGCLQVIIQKLGASETTKYAFLQYADQIMDLFLRVFACRNATVHEEAMLAIGALAYATGANFVKYMQGFYPYLEMGLQNFEEYQVCAITVGVVGDLCRALEDKVLPFCDGIMTQLLKDLSSNQLHRSVKPPIFSCFGDIALAIGENFEKYLIYAMPMLQSAAELSAHAASADDEMLEYTNQLRNGILEAYSGILQGFKNSPKTQLLLPYAPHVLQFLDTLYSEKDMDDTVMKTAIGVLGDLADTLGSHAGPLINRSVSSKDFLEECLSSDDHLIKESADWAKLAISRAIAG from the exons ATGGAAGTAACCCAGATCCTCTTAAATGCACAATCAGTGGATGGTTCAATTAGGAAACATGCAGAAGAAAGCCTGAAACAATTTCAGGAACAAAATATTCCTGCTTTTTTGCTGTCTCTTTCCAGTGAGTTGGCAAACAACGAGAAGCCAGTTGATAGCCGTAAATTAGCTGGCTTGATTCTTAAAAATGCCTTGGATGCAAAGGAACAGCATAGGAAAAATGAACTTGTTCAAAGATGGTTATCTTTGGATATAGGTGTAAAGGCCCAGATCAAAGCATACCTGTTGCAGACCCTTTCTTCTCCTGTTCCTGATGCTAGGTCCACGGCATCCCAAGTTATTGCTAAAATTGCAGGTATTGAATTGCCTCAGAAGCAGTGGCCTGAACTCATTGGCTCTCTACTTTCCAACGTACACCAGCTCCAGCCTCATGTCAAACAAGCAACACTTGAAACCCTTGGTTATTTGTGTGAGGAAGTTTCTCCACAGGTTGTTGACCAAGACCAAGTGAATAAAATACTTACTGCAGTTGTTCAGGGCATGAATGCTTCTGAGGGGAGCACTGATGTCAGGCTGGCTGCTACACGAGCATTGTACAACGCATTGGGATTTGCTCAGGCTAATTTCTCGAATGACATGGAGAGGGACTATATCATGAGAGTTGTTTGTGAAGCGACTCTGTCACCCGTGGTGAAGATACGACAGGCAGCATTTGAGTGTTTGGTTGCCATCTCGTCTACCTACTATGAGAAGCTTGCATCATACATGCAGGATATATTTAACATTACAGCGAAAGCTGTGAGGGAAGACGAAGAGCCTGTTGCTCTTCAGGCTATAGAGTTTTGGAGCTCAATCTGTGATGAGGAAATTGACATCTTAGATGACTATGGAGGTGATTTTACTGCAGATTCTGACGTCCCttgcttttattttattaaacagGCTCTGCCTGCTTTAGTTCCTATGCTATTGGAGATGCTCCTTAAGCAGGAGGAAGATCAAGATCAGGATGAAGGGGCTTGGAATCTTGCAATGGCTGGGGGAACATGCTTGGGTTTAGTTGCAAGGACTGTTGGAGATGATGTAGTTCCTCTCGTGATGCCCTTTATTGAAGAAAACTTAATAAAACCAGATTGGAGGCAAAGAGAGGCGGCAACATATGCATTTGGTTCTATATTGGAGGGCCCATCACCAGATAAGCTCATTCCCATTGTGAATGTCGCCCTGAATTTTATGCTGAGTGCACTGATGAAAGATCCAAATAATCATGTCAAAGATACTACTGCATGGACTCTCGGAAGAATATTCGAGTTTCTTCATGGCTCAACTATGGAAACACGTATAATAACAAAGGAAAATTGTCAGCAGATCCTCACAGTCCTGCTTCAGAGCATGAAAGATGACCCCAATGTTGCTGAAAAGGCGTGTGGTGCTCTCTATTTCCTTGCCCAAGGTTATGAGGATGTTGGTTTAGCATCGCCATTGTCTCCTTACTTCCAGGAGATTATTCAGGCTCTCCTTACTGTTACCCACAGAGAAGATGCTGGAGAATCTCGCCTGCGAACTGCAGCTTATGAGACTCTGAATGAAGTTGTGAGGTGTTCAACAGATGAGACAGCTCCGATAGTGATGCAGTTGGTGCCAGTTATCATGATGGAGCTCCACCAAACTCTTGAGGCACAGAAGCTGTCATCTgatgagagagagaaacaaaatGAGCTGCAGGGCCTTCTCTGTGGGTGCTTACAGGTCATTATCCAGAAGTTGGGGGCATCAGAGACAACAAAGTATGCCTTCTTGCAGTATGCAGACCAGATAATGGATCTCTTTTTGAGGGTTTTTGCTTGCCGAAATGCAACAGTTCATGAAGAGGCTATGCTTGCTATTGGTGCTTTGGCATATGCCACAGGTGCAAATTTTGTCAAATACATGCAAGGATTTTATCCTTATCTGGAAATGGGTCTCCAAAACTTTGAGGAGTATCAAGTCTGCGCCATTACCGTTGGTGTTGTTGGAGATTTATGCAGGGCATTGGAGGATAAGGTTCTGCCTTTTTGTGATGGAATCATGACACAACTCCTCAAGGATCTGTCCAGCAATCAGCTGCACAGATCTGTGAAACCCCCAATTTTTTCTTGCTTTGGCGATATTGCTTTGGCAATAGGGGAGAACTTTGAGAAGTATTTGATCTATGCTATGCCCATGCTCCAGAGTGCAGCAGAGCTATCAGCACATGCAGCGTCTGCCGACGATGAAATGCTTGAGTACACCAATCAGCTCAGGAATGGAATTTTGGAAGCATACTCTGGCATATTACAAGGTTTTAAGAACTCTCCAAAGACTCAGCTGCTGTTGCCTTATGCTCCTCATGTCCTTCAGTTCCTGGATACTTTGTACAGCGAGAAGGACAT GGATGATACAGTGATGAAGACCGCAATAGGTGTTCTGGGAGATTTGGCTGATACTTTAGGCAGTCATGCTGGCCCTTTGATAAATCGGTCTGTTTCGAGCAAAGACTTTTTGGAAGAATGCTTGTCATCTGATGATCATTTGATTAAAGAATCTGCCGATTGGGCTAAGTTAGCCATCAGTAGGGCGATTGCTGGTTGA
- the LOC103718990 gene encoding probable protein phosphatase 2C 5 isoform X2 yields the protein MALLSPRLPRSLLPYGVGGGRTRRARGTWCSAIAVDAPLASVSGIRWGSSKLQGPRSEMEDDVVVRSDGLDGFSFAAVFDGHAGFSSVEFLRNELYKECTIALQGGLLLTSKNFNAVRDAIQKAFQNVDSKLLIWLEQMGNEDDSGATATVMFLRNDVLIISHLGDSCVAISRTGKAEVLTNPHRPYGNNKVSLEEVKRIRAAGGWVELGSDVEFVLLASDGLWDYMKSSDAVTFVRDQLRQHGDVQLACEALAGAASWDRRSQDNISIVIADLGRTDWQNLPVQGPNFVYEISQAFATIGIVSLGIWISSFLLS from the exons ATGGCGCTGCTGAGCCCGCGGTTGCCGCGATCGCTCCTACCGTACGGCGTCGGCGGTGGCCGGACAAGGAGGGCGAGGGGGACGTGGTGCTCGGCCATCGCCGTCGACGCGCCGCTAGCGAGCGTCTCGGGGATCCGGTGGGGATCGAGCAAGCTGCAGGGCCCGCGCTCCGAGATGGAGGACGATGTCGTCGTCCGTTCCGACGGTCTCGACGGCTTCTCCTTCGCTGCCGTTTTCGACGGCCACGCCGGATTCTCCTCCGTTGAGTTCCTCAG GAATGAATTGTACAAAGAATGTACTATAGCTCTGCAAGGTGGGTTGCTGTTGACTAGCAAGAATTTTAATGCTGTAAGAGATGCAATTCAGAAAGCTTTTCAAAATGTCGACTCAAAACTCTTGATTTG GCTTGAACAGATGGGGAATGAAGATGATTCTGGTGCAACAGCTACAGTCATGTTTCTGAGGAATGATGTCCTGATTATTTCACATCTTGGTGACTCATGTGTG GCAATATCCCGTACTGGCAAGGCTGAAGTTTTAACAAATCCCCATCGACCTTATGGGAACAACAAAGTATCTCTTGAAGAAGTCAAGCGGATTAGAGCAGCAGGTGGATGG GTAGAACTTGGATCTGATGTGGAGTTTGTATTGTTAGCCTCTGATGGTTTATGGGATTATATGAAAAG CTCTGATGCGGTAACTTTTGTAAGAGATCAACTCCGTCAACATGGTGATGTTCAG CTGGCTTGCGAAGCGCTTGCTGGTGCAGCTTCTTGG GACCGACGGTCACAAGATAATATAAGCATAGTGATTGCCGACTTGGG GAGGACAGATTGGCAGAACTTGCCAGTGCAGGGGCCTAATTTTGTATATGAAATAAGTCAAGCTTTCGCAACCATAGGTATTGTCTCATTAGGAATCTGGATATCATCTTTCCTTCTATCATGA
- the LOC103718990 gene encoding probable protein phosphatase 2C 5 isoform X1, with translation MALLSPRLPRSLLPYGVGGGRTRRARGTWCSAIAVDAPLASVSGIRWGSSKLQGPRSEMEDDVVVRSDGLDGFSFAAVFDGHAGFSSVEFLRNELYKECTIALQGGLLLTSKNFNAVRDAIQKAFQNVDSKLLIWLEQMGNEDDSGATATVMFLRNDVLIISHLGDSCVAISRTGKAEVLTNPHRPYGNNKVSLEEVKRIRAAGGWIVDGRICGEISVSRAFGDMRFKTKKNEMLVKGVEEGRWTEKFVSRIQFKGDLVTSSPDIYQVELGSDVEFVLLASDGLWDYMKSSDAVTFVRDQLRQHGDVQLACEALAGAASWDRRSQDNISIVIADLGRTDWQNLPVQGPNFVYEISQAFATIGIVSLGIWISSFLLS, from the exons ATGGCGCTGCTGAGCCCGCGGTTGCCGCGATCGCTCCTACCGTACGGCGTCGGCGGTGGCCGGACAAGGAGGGCGAGGGGGACGTGGTGCTCGGCCATCGCCGTCGACGCGCCGCTAGCGAGCGTCTCGGGGATCCGGTGGGGATCGAGCAAGCTGCAGGGCCCGCGCTCCGAGATGGAGGACGATGTCGTCGTCCGTTCCGACGGTCTCGACGGCTTCTCCTTCGCTGCCGTTTTCGACGGCCACGCCGGATTCTCCTCCGTTGAGTTCCTCAG GAATGAATTGTACAAAGAATGTACTATAGCTCTGCAAGGTGGGTTGCTGTTGACTAGCAAGAATTTTAATGCTGTAAGAGATGCAATTCAGAAAGCTTTTCAAAATGTCGACTCAAAACTCTTGATTTG GCTTGAACAGATGGGGAATGAAGATGATTCTGGTGCAACAGCTACAGTCATGTTTCTGAGGAATGATGTCCTGATTATTTCACATCTTGGTGACTCATGTGTG GCAATATCCCGTACTGGCAAGGCTGAAGTTTTAACAAATCCCCATCGACCTTATGGGAACAACAAAGTATCTCTTGAAGAAGTCAAGCGGATTAGAGCAGCAGGTGGATGG ATTGTTGATGGACGAATTTGTGGTGAGATCTCTGTATCTCGTGCTTTTGGAGACATGCGATTTAAGACAAAGAAGAATGA GATGCTGGTGAAAGGAGTTGAGGAGGGGAGATGGACTGAAAAATTTGTGTCCCG CATACAGTTTAAAGGAGATTTGGTGACTTCTTCACCTGACATATATCAGGTAGAACTTGGATCTGATGTGGAGTTTGTATTGTTAGCCTCTGATGGTTTATGGGATTATATGAAAAG CTCTGATGCGGTAACTTTTGTAAGAGATCAACTCCGTCAACATGGTGATGTTCAG CTGGCTTGCGAAGCGCTTGCTGGTGCAGCTTCTTGG GACCGACGGTCACAAGATAATATAAGCATAGTGATTGCCGACTTGGG GAGGACAGATTGGCAGAACTTGCCAGTGCAGGGGCCTAATTTTGTATATGAAATAAGTCAAGCTTTCGCAACCATAGGTATTGTCTCATTAGGAATCTGGATATCATCTTTCCTTCTATCATGA